Genomic segment of Gloeocapsa sp. PCC 7428:
ACGACGGCTCAAGCCGAGGTAGTTGCTGAAGAGACGGAAGAGGTAAGACGCAAAGACAGCTTGGCTCCATTACTCCTATCTGACTTTGAACAACCTACAACGGCGATCGCTGAGTGGATGGCTCAGATCGAACAGCCTGCGATTCAGGTGACGGGCGTGCAGATTAACGTCACAGCGGCAGGGCTGAATATCGCGTTAGAAACCAATGAACCGTTGGCAACTCCTTCTACGTCGGTTGTGGGAAATGTCTTAATTGCGGATGTTCCCAATGCGGTGTTGGCATTACCAGAGGGTGAGGAGTTTCAGGCAGCCAATCCAGCAGAAGGGATTGCCCTGGTCTCGGTGGCACCGAGGGGAGACGGCATTCGGGTAGCAATTACCGGGACTGAGGCACCGCCTGTAGCGGAGGTGAGGACAGAAGCGCAGGGGGTAGTGCTGGCGGTGACACTGGGTGAACCTGGAGAGATTGCAGAGGAAGATGCGATTCAAGTTGTTGTGACAGGGGAGCAAGAAGACGGATATGCGGTTCCGGATGCGTCAACCGCAACTCGAACAGATACCCCACTTAGAGACATTCCTCAATCAATTCAGGTGGTGCCGCGACAAGTTATAGAAGACCAAGCTGTTACCGAGCTACAAGACGCGGTTCGGAATGTCAGTGGAGTGGTTGAAGGAAACACCTTTGGAAGTACTCAGGAAAATTTTATCATTCGAGGGTTTCAGCAGGGATTTCAACTCGGTAGTACTTTGCGGGATGGATTTCGAGCCAATGGGAGCTTCAGTGGTGTGCGAGATCTTGCCAATATTGAACGGATAGAAGTTCTTAAGGGTCCAGCTTCTGCGATTTTTGGTGGTGCAATCGAACCAGGTGGGCTGATTAATATCATCACTAAACAGCCACTAGAAGAGCCATTTTACTCAGCCGAGCTACAAGCGGGAAGTTTTGGGTTTGTTCGCTCCACCGTTGACTTGTCGGGTCCGTTGAACGCAGACCGAACCTTGCTTTATCGATTAAATCTGGCATATGAGCGAGGTGATGGGTTTCGTGACTTTGATCAGGGGATTGAGCGTATTTTTGTCGCTCCAGTGGTTTTATGGCGAATTGGCGATCGCACTGATTTAACCCTGGAGTTGGAGTATCTCAACGATGAGCGCCCCTTTGATCGAGGGCTGATTGCTGACGGTGACGATGTTGTGGATATTCCGTTTGAGCGCATTTTAGGTGAACCAGACGATATTGCCAGGAATGAAGAACTCTCTATCGGCTATCGGCTGGAGCATCGATTTAGCGAGAACTGGAGAATCCGGAATGCATTGAGGTTTACGGATGCTTATCTACCAAATCAAAGAGCTCAACCACAGAGGTTTGATGAAAGCACAGGTATATTAACCAGAGCCTGGTCAGACCAGGAATATTTCGTCAATGGATATGCCCTACAAACCAATGTTATCGGTGAATTTTCTACTGGTTCAATTGAGCATACGCTGCTGTTTGGGGTCGATCTAGAACGGCAGGCATACGATTCTGAAGGATTTGGCACAGATGCCCCTAGCATCAACGTTTTTGATCCAGTCTATGGCGTTGCGGCTCGTCCCGAACAAGATGAATTTCCAACGGAAGCCGGAATCTTCAATCAACAAATCGATTTGCTGGGAATCTATCTCCAAGATCAAGTTACGCTCCTTGATAACTTGAAGTTACTACTGGGTGGTCGATTCGATATTGTAGATCAACGAACTGAACTGGGAGGCCGCTTTGGAGAGGGAGAATCTCAGCAGCAATATGAGGCATTTACGCCACGAATCGGTATTGTTTATCAACCCATTGAGCCATTGTCTCTCTATGCCAGCTTTAGCCAGTCGTTTGCACCGAATTCTGGCAGAACGGTTGATAACTCTATTCTTGAACCCGTGCGAGGGACACAATATGAAATTGGCATGAGGGGTGAGTGGTTGGATGGTAGACTCGTTACCAATTTAGCGGCTTACCACTTAACTCGGAGCAATATAGCTGCTACCGATCCAGAGAACCCAGACTTTAGTATTGCAATTGGAGAGCAACGAAGCCAGGGAGTAGAATTTGATGTGATTGGAGAAATTCTTCCTGGTTGGAACGCGATCGCTTCCTATGCCTACACAGATGCTGAGATCACCAGAGACAACAGCCCTCTTGAGGGCAATCGGCTGTTTGGCGTACCAGAAAATGCAGCGAGTCTATGGAGCACTTACGAGATTCAGTCTGGCGATTTGCAGGGATTAGGCTTTGGGCTAGGACTATTCTTTATCGGTGAACGTCAGGGAGATGCTGATAACTCGTTTCAAGTCCCCAGTTATGTTCGCACGGATGCCAGCCTTTTTTATCGAAGAGATAATTGGCGAGCAGCAATCAATGTTAAAAATTTGTTTGATGTGGATTACATTGAGTCTGTTCCCAATTTTAGAACAGCGATTAACCCTGGTTCACCGCTTACGGTGCTAGCAACAGTATCAGTGGAGTTTTAGTGTGTGAAGGATAAACTGCGTCAAGTATGGAAAGGTTGTAGTCATCCTCTAAGCTTTGATTGGAGAAGGTTCCCTCTCGGTTTGTTTATCCTCACAGCGTTCACCGTTTGCTTCATCTCGGCTTGTATTCATCAATCATCTAATCCCCCGTCTTCAAATTTGCCAATCATTTCATCAGACTGCCGAATAGTTGAACATAAGCTAGGGCAGACTTGTGTTCCCTATCATCCGCAACGGGTTGTCAGTCTTAGTGATGCATCTAATACGGTAGCGTTAGGGATCGAACCGATTGCAGGAGTTTTTTCTGGCGGATCTGAATCTCTGCTTGGAGAACGCCTCACAGGTATCGAGCAACTACCAGGAGTGGAACCCAGCCTAGAAACCATTGTTGCCCTAAAGCCTGATTTAATTCTGGCTGCTTCATACCATCAAGCAATCTACAACCAATTGACCCAGATTGCGCCGACTGTTTTGGCAAGTTGGGAAACTGGTTCAGATTGGAAGAAGGTCTTTTTCAAACAAGCTGAAGCATTGGGACGACTTGACCAGGCTCAGCAATTGATGGCTGATTACGAGGCTAGACTGGCGCAGTTTAAGTCTGAAATGAGACTTGATGAAACTCTTTCAGCAGAGAAGCGCTTAAATCAAATTAAAGTTTCAGTGGTTCGTATTTATCCAGATGCGATCGCAGTGTATTTCAAAGATTCATTCTGCGGCAGCATTTTAGAAGAAGCCGGATTGTCCCGTCCACCTGCTCAAGATAGAGAGTGGGATGGTCAGCAGCAACTTAGTAAAGAACGTATTCGCGACCTTGATGCGGATGTGATGTTTTTGTGGACGTATGGTTATAACCCGGAAATTGCTCAGCAGGTAAATACCACCCTAGAAAAGCTGAAAGCTGATCCACTCTGGTCGCAATTGAAGGTTGTTCAACACGACAAGGTCTATGAAGTGCCGAGTTACTGGATTGGCGATAGTATTCTGGCTGCCAATGCCGTGTTAGATGACCTGTTCAGATATTTAGTAGTAAAAGAGGAGTAATCTCCGTGTCAAAACATATCTTATTTGTCTGTAAATCCTGTAATTCCGTTCACTCTGATGGTATCGATTACGAGAAAGCGGAAGGTACTGTTCTACTCAATCAGTTGCTCAATTTGTATCAGAATTGGTCACATCAAGATGAGTTAGATATTCACCCCATAGGCTGTTTATGGACTTGCTCCCGCCCTTGTTCGGTAGCTTTCTCTGGTACTAACAAAGCCACCTACCTGTTTACCAAAGTTCCCGCAGCCGCAGCCGCAGCCCTGCTTCAGTTTAGCCAACTCTACCTTGCTAGCAAAGACGGTAACATACCGTGGAAGCAGTTTCCTGAAGTGCTGCAATCCGCAGAAGTGGCTAAGATTCCATCGGTATAAATAGAATAGGGATATTTGAGCTTGTGTCATGCGTTGAACACAACCTCAAGGATGAAAAGCATGAGGAGTACAGCAGAGATTATTTACGAACTGGTCAAAACTCTACCTGAAGATCAAGCCAATTTAGTTCTGGTCTTTGCAGAGTTTGTAAGTCAGCGAACTCAGTCCAGTGAAAGCTTAGATAGACCCTCAATTGCTACCTATTTTGCTATCCTCAAAGACTCTCCCAACTTTAGAAGATGCCGTCGCGATTTAGAGGGCGATGAGACATGAGTGGAAGTAAGTTTCTGTTAGATACCAAATCATTATTGGTTTGCTCAAAGGTCATCAAGCAGTTCTCAGCATCTTACAAAAGTACGCAGTTGAGCCGGATATTTGTGCTTACAGCACGGCACACTTGAAGGTAATACGATCGTCGAGAATGCCCAAGTCTCGATTATTGAGATTAAACCCGATTTGCCATAGTAGTCAGGACAGGTAATTCATTAAGCGGATCTGCTTTGGGCTGCCCACTTCAGAATAAATATTTGTAAAGGATTGCTAAAAGCGATCGCACCAGCATCTTACCAGTTCGGATTTTTGCCAGCTAAGTTAATGTTAAATTAGCGACCATCCAACGTATTTACCTCGCTTGGTCAGAGCCATGATTCAGCAGCTTAAACCGCGATTCCAAAGCTTCGACGAATATAAGGATTGCTAAAAGCGATCGCACCAGCATCTTACCAGTTCGGATTTTTGCCAGCTAAGTTAATGTTAAATTAGCGACCATCCAACGTATTTACCTCGCTTGGTCAGAGCCATGATTCAGCAGCTTAAACCGCGATTCCAAAGCTTCGACGAATATTTAGCCTACGACGATGGTACCGACCAACTCTACGAACTATTTAATGGAGAACTCATTGAGGTGCCGCCAGCGTCTGGAATTAATATTCAAATTGCCAATCGCCTGTTTTTAGCGTTTGCTTTACTTTTAGGAACGGATCGAGTGCGCGGACATGGGCTGGAACTGGAAGTGCGGGGCGAACCCAAAAATCGCTACCCCGACTTGACTATTATTCGAGAAGAGTAAGTATCGCTTTTAGCCCAACGCAATACGATTCGGCTGACGATGCCCCCACCCTTGTTAGTAATTGAGGTCGTGAGTCCTGGGGAACTTCAATGGCACCGCGATTATGTGGCTAAACGGATGCAATATCAAGATATAGGCATTCCAGAATATTGGATCGTCAATCCGCAAGCACAAACGTTACTAGTGCTGGCGTTGGATGGAGATACTTTTACCGAAGTTGGGGCGTTTTCTGGAGAGGAGTTGGTGCGATCGCATCAATTTACTAAGCTATCCCTAAATCCCAACGCCCTGTTCATCGCTGGATCTGAGTAATGCCTCAATATTGACTCCTCCTACTCAGTTTAGCCAACAGTCTGCGCCTGGTTCCTCAACTGCTCTACAAATGCTGCGTGGTCCACTGACTGCAACCCCACTTGCAACACTTCCAACACTCGTGCCATCTGATTGCTCAGCAGCAATCGATACGATTTACTGTAACAAATCTTCTTTTGATACAGGCTTTTGAGCGATTGCTCTAGTTCGGAGGCTCTTGCACGGCGATTGACAGACTCATCGCCGGCAAAGTGTATGTTGTTAAATCAATTTAACAGCGCGTAGACCGAATAATAAACCAACTGCTAGGGCAAAGAATCCACCAAGCATGACAATGTAAGCGACAACTCCTAACATAGTTTTTGGTTGAATTATTTATTACAAAGATTTAAAAATATTAAATCACATATAGAATAACAGTGCATCAATCTGAGTGCTGACACAACGGATTTTGACAATGCATACGATTCGGCTAAATTTACCGCAACAAGCTTATGATATTGCGATCGCACTTGGCGGAATCGCCAAGCTAGGGGAATTGATGTCGCATCTATCGCTGGGTAAAAAAGTCTTATTAGTTTCCAACCCTACTGTATTTCAGCATTATGGCGATCGCGCGATCGCATCTCTCGAAAATGCCGGATTTGATGTGAACAGTTACAACTTACCCGACGGCGAACAACACAAAACACTCGCTTCAGTAGAAAAACTCTACAATACAGCCTTAGAAAACCGCCTAGAACGCTCTTCAACGATGGTTGCTTTGGGTGGTGGCGTGATTGGTGATATGACAGGTTTTGCGGCGGCTACGTGGCTGCGTGGTATCAATTTTGTGCAAGTTCCAACAACGCTGTTGTCGATGGTTGATGCGGCGATTGGTGGGAAAACTGGCGTGAATCATCCGCAGGGTAAAAATTTAATCGGTGCATTTCATCAACCCAAGTTAGTTTTAATCGATCCGCAGGTGCTGCGAACACTTCCTGAACGCGAATTTCGTGCAGGGATGGCGGAAGTTATTAAGTATGGTGTCATTTGGGATGCCGAATTATTTGCGCAGATGGAGAAGTGCGATCGCTTAGATCAACTCCACTA
This window contains:
- a CDS encoding TonB-dependent receptor, with product MANQLWRLALVMSSVLMLATTAQAEVVAEETEEVRRKDSLAPLLLSDFEQPTTAIAEWMAQIEQPAIQVTGVQINVTAAGLNIALETNEPLATPSTSVVGNVLIADVPNAVLALPEGEEFQAANPAEGIALVSVAPRGDGIRVAITGTEAPPVAEVRTEAQGVVLAVTLGEPGEIAEEDAIQVVVTGEQEDGYAVPDASTATRTDTPLRDIPQSIQVVPRQVIEDQAVTELQDAVRNVSGVVEGNTFGSTQENFIIRGFQQGFQLGSTLRDGFRANGSFSGVRDLANIERIEVLKGPASAIFGGAIEPGGLINIITKQPLEEPFYSAELQAGSFGFVRSTVDLSGPLNADRTLLYRLNLAYERGDGFRDFDQGIERIFVAPVVLWRIGDRTDLTLELEYLNDERPFDRGLIADGDDVVDIPFERILGEPDDIARNEELSIGYRLEHRFSENWRIRNALRFTDAYLPNQRAQPQRFDESTGILTRAWSDQEYFVNGYALQTNVIGEFSTGSIEHTLLFGVDLERQAYDSEGFGTDAPSINVFDPVYGVAARPEQDEFPTEAGIFNQQIDLLGIYLQDQVTLLDNLKLLLGGRFDIVDQRTELGGRFGEGESQQQYEAFTPRIGIVYQPIEPLSLYASFSQSFAPNSGRTVDNSILEPVRGTQYEIGMRGEWLDGRLVTNLAAYHLTRSNIAATDPENPDFSIAIGEQRSQGVEFDVIGEILPGWNAIASYAYTDAEITRDNSPLEGNRLFGVPENAASLWSTYEIQSGDLQGLGFGLGLFFIGERQGDADNSFQVPSYVRTDASLFYRRDNWRAAINVKNLFDVDYIESVPNFRTAINPGSPLTVLATVSVEF
- a CDS encoding ABC transporter substrate-binding protein, which encodes MKDKLRQVWKGCSHPLSFDWRRFPLGLFILTAFTVCFISACIHQSSNPPSSNLPIISSDCRIVEHKLGQTCVPYHPQRVVSLSDASNTVALGIEPIAGVFSGGSESLLGERLTGIEQLPGVEPSLETIVALKPDLILAASYHQAIYNQLTQIAPTVLASWETGSDWKKVFFKQAEALGRLDQAQQLMADYEARLAQFKSEMRLDETLSAEKRLNQIKVSVVRIYPDAIAVYFKDSFCGSILEEAGLSRPPAQDREWDGQQQLSKERIRDLDADVMFLWTYGYNPEIAQQVNTTLEKLKADPLWSQLKVVQHDKVYEVPSYWIGDSILAANAVLDDLFRYLVVKEE
- a CDS encoding DUF1636 domain-containing protein; this encodes MSKHILFVCKSCNSVHSDGIDYEKAEGTVLLNQLLNLYQNWSHQDELDIHPIGCLWTCSRPCSVAFSGTNKATYLFTKVPAAAAAALLQFSQLYLASKDGNIPWKQFPEVLQSAEVAKIPSV
- a CDS encoding cytochrome b6-f complex subunit PetL, which encodes MLGVVAYIVMLGGFFALAVGLLFGLRAVKLI
- the aroB gene encoding 3-dehydroquinate synthase encodes the protein MHTIRLNLPQQAYDIAIALGGIAKLGELMSHLSLGKKVLLVSNPTVFQHYGDRAIASLENAGFDVNSYNLPDGEQHKTLASVEKLYNTALENRLERSSTMVALGGGVIGDMTGFAAATWLRGINFVQVPTTLLSMVDAAIGGKTGVNHPQGKNLIGAFHQPKLVLIDPQVLRTLPEREFRAGMAEVIKYGVIWDAELFAQMEKCDRLDQLHYLSESLLQEILVRSCQAKADVVSKDEKEAGLRAILNYGHTIGHAVESLTRYRVVNHGEAVAIGMVAAGQLAVNLGLWQQASQDRQLALIQKTGLPTRLPEGLDLDAIVDSLQTDKKVKAGKVRFVLPTQIGVVKVTDQVSSEQIHQVLHQM